In Carnobacteriaceae bacterium zg-84, the genomic window AGAAAAGAAAGAACACTTTGGAGATTTGAATTTAGGACACAAAGAAAATGTTATAGTAGATATGTCTTCGCCAAATATTGCAAAACCAATGTCTATGGGACATTTACGTTCTACGGTAATTGGAGCATCTTTATCCAATATTTATAAAAAAATTGGTTATAATGTTATTAATATCAATCACTTAGGTGACTGGGGAACACAATTTGGAAAATTGATTGTAGCCTATAAATTATGGGGGAACGAAGAAACAGTTAAAAAAGATCCTGTAAATGAATTAGTGAAATTATATGTAGAGTTTCACACTCAAGCAGAGGAGCATCCTGAATTAGAAGATGAAGCACGTGCGGTCTTTAAAAAACTTGAAGATGGCGATGCAGAAATGATTGCATTATGGCAATGGTTCAAAGATGAGTCCATTAAAGAATTTGAAAAAGTATACGATATGTTAGGTGTTCATTTTGATCATTATATGGGTGAGGCTTTTTATAATGATAAAATGGATGAACATATTGCATTTTTAGAAAATAATGGTATTTCTGAAACAGATAATGGCGCAACAATCGTTCGTTTAGATGATGAAGAGCTGCCGCCAGCTTTAATCAAAAAATCAGACGGTGCAACATTGTACTTAACACGTGATATTGCCACAGCATACTACCGTAAACGCACATTTGATTTTGTAAAAAATATTTATGTTGTAGGAAATGAACAATCAAATCACTTCAAACAATTAAAAGCTGTTTTGAAAAAAATGGGTAATGAGTGGTCTGATGATATGATTCACGTTGCATTTGGATTGATTACGATAAATGGACGTAAAATGTCAACGCGTAAAGGTGAAATTATCTTATTAGAAGATGTATTAAAAGATGCTTCAGCATTAGCTTTAGAACAAATTAAATTAAAAAATCCAAACTTAGAAAATAAAGAAAAAGTTTCTACTCAAGTAGGTGTGGGTGCAGTTGTATTCCATGACTTGAAAGCTGACCGTATGAATAGTTTTAATTTTAATCTTGATGAAATTGTTCAATTTGAAGGTGAAACAGGTCCTTATGTACAATATTCTCGTGTACGTGCATTAAGTATTTTGAGAAAATCGAAAATGGAAACTGTGGATAAAACAGATATTTCACTAACAGACGATTATGCATGGGATGTCATTAAAATATTAAGAGAATTTCCAAATGTTATCGAGCGTGCTGCAAAAGTATTCGAACCATCTGTCATTTCAAAATATGTCATTCATTTAGCGCAAAGCTTTAATAAATACTATGCAAATAGTACTGTATTAGCTAATGATGCACAAAAATATTCAAGATTAGTTTTAGTACAAGCTGTTGCAGATGTTTTAAAAGAAGGTTTAAGACTATTAGGTATTGAATCTCCTGATGAAATGTAATTTTTACTTGCTATATCACACGCAAATCGTTATGATAAGCGTGTGATATTTTGTTTGATGATATAACGGAAAAGGAGATAAAAAATGACAACAATTCAAATTGCAAATGGAAAACAAGCGCCATTGATGAATTTATCTATGTTAAATCGTCATGGACTAATTGCAGGAGCGACAGGTACAGGGAAAACGGTTACATTAAAAGTGTTGGCAGAACAACTTAGTTTATCAGGTGTTCCAGTCTTTTTAGCAGATATAAAAGGTGATTTATCTAGCTTAGCACAAGCAGGAGAAGTCACAGAAAAATTACAAAAACGATTAGAATTATTAGGCATTACAGATTATGAACCATCTGCATTTCCAGTACGATTATGGGATGTATTTGGCGAACAAGGACATCCAGTACGTGCTACCATTTCTGAAATGGGACCATTGATGCTTGCTCGTTTGTTAAGTTTAAATGATACACAAACAGGTATTTTAAATATCGTTTTTAAAATTGCTGATGATAATGGTTTATTATTAGTTGATTTAAAAGATTTACAAGCGATGTTGAAAGATGTTGCAGATCATGCGTCGGACTACACATCACAATATGGAAATATTACAAAACAATCCGTTGGAGCTATCCAAAGAAGTTTACTTGTTTTAGAACAGCAGGGTGGTGATTTATTTTTTGGTGAACCTGCTCTATTCTTATCTGATTTTATGCAAACAGATGAGCAAGGTAGAGGTATTATCAATATATTATCAGCTAATAAATTATTCCAATCACCAACTCTATATGCCACATTTTTATTATGGTTATTATCTGAATTATATGAAACATTGCCAGAAGTTGGTGACTTAGAAAAACCTAAATTTGTCTTTTTCTTTGATGAAGCGCATTTATTATTTGAAGATGCACCAAAAGTATTTGTTGATAAAATTGAACAAGTAGTTAGACTTATTCGTTCAAAAGGTGTGGGTATTTATTTTATTACACAAAATCCTATTGATTTGCCAGAAACAGTACTAGCACAATTAGGAAATAGAGTACAGCATGCATTGCGTGCCTATACACCAAAAGAATTAAAAGCTGTTAAAGTTGCAGCAGATACATTTAGACAAAATCCTGAACTAAATGTGTCAGAAGTCATTACACAACTCGAAGTTGGAGAAGCACTTGTGTCATTTTTAAATGAAAATGCACAACCAAGTATTGTCGAAAGAGCGTATATTTGTCCACCGAAAAGTAGTTTTCAAACACTTGATCCAATGAAACAGCAAGCCATTATCAATCAATCACCAATGGAGTATAAATATAGAGATGCTGTTGATAGAGAATCTGCCTATGAAGTACTTGCTGCTAAATATGAACAAGAACAAGCTGAACAAGAACGACTAGAACAAGAAAAACAAGCAGAAAAAGAAAGAATAGCTGCTGAAAAAGAGCGAATTGCTTATGAAAAAGAACAGGCAAAACTGGCGAAAAGTCAACCTAAATCTGTTTTTGATAAAGCAACAGATTCTTTCATCAATACAGCAGTTAGAACAGTTGGTCGTGAATTGGCAAGAGGTATTTTTGGTAGCTTACTTGGTGGTAGTGGTAAAGGAAAACGTCGATAAATTTATGCTGTCATAAAAGATAAAAAGAGAGAGCGAGGACGTTCTCTCTTTTTTGTAATGATATTGGTAGAAAGAATATTCCAACCTTAAGAAATATTATTATATGTTTAAAGACATTATCTAAAGAAAACTTTTCATATTTTATTGTAATAAAATATGGTAAACACAATTAAAAAGATATCGAGATTTTCTCTACCAACAAACGCAAATCATTTTTTAAGTAAATAAATAAGCAAAAAAAAAAAAATATTGTATAATGTACTGTAATTGGGGTGAAAAAAATGAAAAAAAATTGGAAAAATACTAGCTGCTTTACAAGTTGTTGCAGTTGCATTACCTATTATGGCATGGCTTGCACAATTTATCGCAGATGGTTTAGAGGAGACGGAAAGTGATGAATAAGCAACCAATAGGTTTCATTGATTCAGGTGTTGGTGGATTAACCGTTGTAAAAGAATCTTTAAATCAACTACCTAATGAAACCATTTATTATTTAGGTGATTCTGCTAGATGTCCATACGGTCCTCGTACTCCAGAGGAAGTACGCCAATTCACTTGGGAAATGGTTCATTTTTTACTAGAAAAAAATATTAAATTGCTTGTCATTGCCTGTAATACAGCGACAGCAGCCGTATTGCCAGAGATAAAACAAAAGCTCTCCATTCCGGTTATTGGCGTGATTGACCCAGGCAGCCGTGCAGCTATTTCTAAAAGTAAAAATAAACGAATTGGGGTTATTGGAACAACAGGTACTATTCAATCCGGTGTGTATGAACGTACATTAAAAAATAAAAAACAATCTATTCATGTGTTTAATTTACCCTGTCCAAAATTTGTTGGATTAGTTGAAGAGAACAAAATGAACACAACAGATGCACAAGAAACGGTTTTGGAAACATTAAACACTTTAAAGGAGCATCATTTGGATACACTTATTTTAGGTTGTACCCATTACCCGCTTTTAAAAGAGCATATACAAAATGCTATGGGTGAGCACGTCACACTCATTGATTCTGGTGTTGAAACAATTACGGATGTGAGTATGTTGTTGGATTATTTTGATATTGCTTCTACACATGAAGGTGAAAAACATCATCGTTTCTTTACAACCGGAAATAAAGAACAATTTGAAAAAGTAGCAAAACAATGGCTAGATATGCCCGAATTAGATGTAGAGGTTATCTCTTTAGAAAAGTATCAGAAGGTGACACAAATGGAAAAAGTTTTACTGATTGCCACTAAAAATAAAGGAAAGGCTAGAGAGTTTGAACAAATTTTTGGTGAAAAAGGTTATTCTGTCAAAACGCTTTTAGACTATCCAGATATTGAGGATATTGAAGAAACGGGGACAACCTTTGAAGAAAATGCACGTTTAAAAGCAGAAAGTATTGCACAACGTCTAAATGTTATGGTTATTGCAGATGATTCTGGACTAATGGTGGATGCTTTGCATGGTGAACCAGGGGTTTATTCAGCAAGATATGCTGGAGAACCAAAAAGTGATACAGCCAATAATGCAAAATTATTGTCAGAATTAGCAG contains:
- a CDS encoding arginine--tRNA ligase encodes the protein MLDYKLIIAQVLQTALNEQLSQDDIYQLLETPKYAHLGDIAFPCFTLAKVLRKAPQQIAQDIAGNVKNDYIEKCEAVGPYVNIFLSKSLVSKEILSDIQEKKEHFGDLNLGHKENVIVDMSSPNIAKPMSMGHLRSTVIGASLSNIYKKIGYNVININHLGDWGTQFGKLIVAYKLWGNEETVKKDPVNELVKLYVEFHTQAEEHPELEDEARAVFKKLEDGDAEMIALWQWFKDESIKEFEKVYDMLGVHFDHYMGEAFYNDKMDEHIAFLENNGISETDNGATIVRLDDEELPPALIKKSDGATLYLTRDIATAYYRKRTFDFVKNIYVVGNEQSNHFKQLKAVLKKMGNEWSDDMIHVAFGLITINGRKMSTRKGEIILLEDVLKDASALALEQIKLKNPNLENKEKVSTQVGVGAVVFHDLKADRMNSFNFNLDEIVQFEGETGPYVQYSRVRALSILRKSKMETVDKTDISLTDDYAWDVIKILREFPNVIERAAKVFEPSVISKYVIHLAQSFNKYYANSTVLANDAQKYSRLVLVQAVADVLKEGLRLLGIESPDEM
- a CDS encoding DUF853 domain-containing protein — encoded protein: MTTIQIANGKQAPLMNLSMLNRHGLIAGATGTGKTVTLKVLAEQLSLSGVPVFLADIKGDLSSLAQAGEVTEKLQKRLELLGITDYEPSAFPVRLWDVFGEQGHPVRATISEMGPLMLARLLSLNDTQTGILNIVFKIADDNGLLLVDLKDLQAMLKDVADHASDYTSQYGNITKQSVGAIQRSLLVLEQQGGDLFFGEPALFLSDFMQTDEQGRGIINILSANKLFQSPTLYATFLLWLLSELYETLPEVGDLEKPKFVFFFDEAHLLFEDAPKVFVDKIEQVVRLIRSKGVGIYFITQNPIDLPETVLAQLGNRVQHALRAYTPKELKAVKVAADTFRQNPELNVSEVITQLEVGEALVSFLNENAQPSIVERAYICPPKSSFQTLDPMKQQAIINQSPMEYKYRDAVDRESAYEVLAAKYEQEQAEQERLEQEKQAEKERIAAEKERIAYEKEQAKLAKSQPKSVFDKATDSFINTAVRTVGRELARGIFGSLLGGSGKGKRR
- the racE gene encoding glutamate racemase, coding for MNKQPIGFIDSGVGGLTVVKESLNQLPNETIYYLGDSARCPYGPRTPEEVRQFTWEMVHFLLEKNIKLLVIACNTATAAVLPEIKQKLSIPVIGVIDPGSRAAISKSKNKRIGVIGTTGTIQSGVYERTLKNKKQSIHVFNLPCPKFVGLVEENKMNTTDAQETVLETLNTLKEHHLDTLILGCTHYPLLKEHIQNAMGEHVTLIDSGVETITDVSMLLDYFDIASTHEGEKHHRFFTTGNKEQFEKVAKQWLDMPELDVEVISLEKYQKVTQMEKVLLIATKNKGKAREFEQIFGEKGYSVKTLLDYPDIEDIEETGTTFEENARLKAESIAQRLNVMVIADDSGLMVDALHGEPGVYSARYAGEPKSDTANNAKLLSELAGVPKEQRTATFHCTLVLARPNEQSIVASGNVRGEILTVPKGENGFGYDPLFYIEEYGKTTAEMTPEEKNKISHRKKAIQHLLSILPQEVLS